From the genome of Gemmatimonadota bacterium, one region includes:
- a CDS encoding SDR family oxidoreductase — protein sequence MRDLFSLEGKTALVTGGSTGIGAMIAEGFVNFGAKVYIVARREDVLKKKQEELAQIGSCEYIAADVSSVSGIKALANAYGEQEQSLDILINNAGISDGRREIEDVTEETWDAVMDLNLKSIFFMTQAFLPFLRVGASPETPRNVINIASIDGCGKLNTAYNYAYGASKAGVIHLGRHLGDSLAWEGIQVNTISPGDFPSDLNKVARDHTDEMKKSIPGKRVGEKENIAGMAIFLASQAGNFSVGSNLVVDGGESVRGIQRAFFASVWPDWVKLDR from the coding sequence ATGAGAGATCTATTTTCACTGGAGGGAAAAACCGCACTGGTGACTGGTGGTTCGACTGGCATCGGAGCGATGATAGCCGAAGGCTTTGTCAATTTTGGGGCGAAGGTTTACATTGTCGCGCGCAGAGAAGATGTCTTGAAAAAGAAACAGGAGGAACTTGCACAAATCGGCTCCTGCGAGTATATCGCAGCCGATGTAAGTTCAGTCTCCGGAATCAAGGCGCTGGCAAATGCCTACGGCGAACAGGAACAGTCGCTCGATATTTTGATCAACAACGCTGGAATCAGCGACGGCCGCAGGGAAATTGAGGATGTGACAGAGGAAACATGGGACGCGGTGATGGACCTCAATCTCAAAAGCATCTTTTTTATGACCCAGGCATTTCTGCCATTCCTGCGCGTGGGGGCCTCGCCAGAAACCCCAAGAAATGTGATCAATATCGCGTCTATCGACGGCTGTGGTAAACTCAACACAGCTTATAATTATGCCTACGGAGCCAGCAAAGCAGGTGTGATCCATTTGGGCCGACACCTGGGTGATAGTTTGGCCTGGGAAGGGATTCAAGTCAATACCATCTCCCCTGGCGATTTTCCCAGCGATTTGAATAAGGTGGCTCGGGATCACACAGACGAGATGAAGAAGAGCATTCCAGGCAAACGGGTTGGAGAGAAGGAAAACATCGCAGGCATGGCCATCTTTCTCGCTTCGCAAGCCGGCAACTTCAGTGTAGGCTCCAATCTCGTTGTTGACGGCGGAGAGAGCGTACGGGGCATCCAGCGAGCATTTTTTGCCAGCGTTTGGCCCGATTGGGTTAAACTGGACAGGTAG
- a CDS encoding peptidyl-alpha-hydroxyglycine alpha-amidating lyase family protein, which translates to MATYQYRVVEGWGRGPEGKEMGGVVPDVAVDSQDRVYVTLREPAGILVYDSEGRFLGTWGDDVLSNPHNIWIDPADRIYCADVDDHTVRIFSTDGEVLQTLGMPGQTGSPGEPFNRPTKAMAAPSGEIFVSDGYGQHRVHRFSAKGERILSWGEEGTGPGQFALPHDLCIDPRDRVLVSDRENHRIQLFDFDGNFLEEWTDIQSPNNIHIDADHIVYIAESPQRVSIFDLDGALLARWGEEGSGPGQFIDPAHGICVDSRGDIYVTEVPRLPNRLQKFARI; encoded by the coding sequence GTGGCAACTTATCAATACCGCGTTGTTGAAGGATGGGGACGAGGCCCCGAAGGGAAAGAGATGGGTGGGGTCGTGCCCGATGTGGCAGTTGACTCGCAGGATCGCGTTTATGTCACCCTGCGAGAGCCTGCGGGTATTCTGGTTTACGATTCGGAAGGTCGCTTTCTCGGTACATGGGGTGATGATGTGCTCTCAAATCCGCACAATATCTGGATCGACCCGGCAGATCGGATTTATTGTGCGGATGTTGACGATCATACTGTGCGTATCTTCAGCACGGATGGAGAAGTGCTTCAGACCCTGGGTATGCCAGGCCAGACAGGTTCACCGGGCGAGCCGTTCAACAGGCCAACCAAGGCAATGGCCGCTCCCTCAGGTGAGATTTTTGTTTCGGACGGATACGGCCAGCACCGGGTGCATCGTTTTTCAGCGAAAGGCGAACGGATTCTTTCCTGGGGCGAGGAAGGCACGGGACCCGGCCAGTTTGCCCTGCCGCACGATTTGTGCATTGACCCACGCGACCGCGTGCTTGTAAGCGACCGGGAAAACCACCGCATTCAGCTTTTCGATTTTGATGGTAACTTTCTGGAGGAGTGGACAGATATCCAATCTCCGAATAACATTCACATCGATGCAGATCATATTGTCTATATTGCCGAATCTCCCCAGCGCGTCAGCATTTTTGACCTGGATGGTGCTCTGCTGGCACGATGGGGTGAGGAAGGCTCAGGTCCCGGGCAATTTATCGATCCTGCGCACGGCATCTGCGTTGATAGTCGCGGTGATATTTACGTCACCGAAGTGCCCCGCCTACCCAATCGACTGCAAAAATTCGCACGCATTTGA